Proteins co-encoded in one Xanthomonas campestris pv. badrii genomic window:
- a CDS encoding CcdB family protein: protein MTDQFDVYANVGRNKNIPYVVVVQSKIFDASPRRVVVPLVSTSAHSPTPSRFTPEFVVAGHRVVLQPLEMTSVPLSALTQPAGSLKDEGQRIVDALDELFTRSFG, encoded by the coding sequence ATGACCGACCAGTTCGATGTCTACGCCAACGTCGGACGCAACAAGAACATTCCTTATGTGGTGGTCGTGCAGTCGAAGATCTTCGATGCCTCCCCGCGCCGCGTCGTCGTGCCATTGGTCAGCACATCCGCGCACTCCCCGACGCCATCCCGCTTCACCCCCGAATTCGTGGTCGCCGGCCACCGCGTCGTCCTGCAACCGCTGGAAATGACCTCGGTCCCGCTCTCGGCACTCACCCAGCCGGCTGGCTCATTGAAGGACGAAGGGCAGCGCATCGTCGACGCCCTGGACGAGCTGTTCACTCGCTCATTCGGCTAG
- a CDS encoding type II toxin-antitoxin system CcdA family antitoxin gives MNRYYDVSAQKKPLNLTINADLASQARAMTGNLSAKVEELLAEYVARERDTHSARAMELQRAASEWKTFTDAHGSFADEFSTL, from the coding sequence ATGAACCGCTACTACGATGTTTCTGCGCAGAAGAAGCCACTGAATCTGACCATCAACGCCGACCTGGCCTCGCAAGCCCGCGCGATGACCGGCAACCTGTCGGCCAAGGTGGAGGAATTGCTGGCCGAGTACGTAGCCAGGGAACGCGACACCCACAGCGCCAGGGCGATGGAGTTGCAGCGCGCCGCGAGCGAATGGAAGACCTTCACCGACGCGCACGGCTCTTTTGCCGACGAGTTCTCCACGCTATGA
- a CDS encoding NRDE family protein, whose protein sequence is MCLVALAWKTHPRWRLLLAGNRDEFHERPTAPLARWAAPADSVLAGRDLRSGGSWVGLGSDGRVAVVTNVRDPLATASGRSRGHLIADYLSGSLDATAYANTLAGAADEFPPFNLLLCDADRCEHLSNHPPLARRLEPGIHGISNGPLDTPWPKTRALTGALHDWCAHDSDDLQPLWDALGNPATAPDHTLPSTGVDLSTERLLSAAFIAGPSYGTRASTIVAVDHHGHGFIHERRFGPNGVFQGETRLEIPGKR, encoded by the coding sequence ATGTGCTTGGTCGCTCTTGCCTGGAAAACCCACCCGCGCTGGCGCCTGCTGCTGGCCGGCAACCGCGACGAATTCCATGAGAGACCGACCGCCCCGTTGGCGCGCTGGGCGGCGCCCGCCGACAGCGTGCTGGCCGGGCGCGACCTGCGCTCGGGCGGCAGCTGGGTCGGGCTGGGCAGCGACGGCCGCGTTGCCGTGGTCACCAACGTGCGCGATCCGCTCGCCACCGCCTCGGGCCGCTCGCGCGGGCATCTGATTGCGGACTACCTGTCCGGCAGCCTGGACGCCACCGCGTACGCCAACACACTGGCCGGCGCCGCCGACGAGTTCCCACCTTTCAATCTTTTGCTGTGCGACGCCGACCGCTGCGAGCACCTGAGCAACCACCCACCGCTGGCGCGCCGGCTGGAGCCGGGCATCCACGGCATATCCAACGGCCCGCTGGACACGCCGTGGCCGAAGACGCGCGCATTGACCGGCGCCCTGCACGACTGGTGCGCCCACGACAGCGACGACCTGCAACCGCTGTGGGACGCGCTGGGCAATCCCGCCACCGCGCCCGACCACACCCTCCCGAGTACCGGCGTGGACCTGTCCACCGAGCGCCTGCTCTCGGCCGCCTTCATTGCCGGCCCCAGTTACGGCACCCGCGCCAGCACCATCGTGGCGGTCGACCATCACGGCCACGGCTTCATCCACGAGCGCCGCTTCGGCCCGAACGGAGTCTTCCAGGGCGAAACACGTCTGGAAATCCCGGGGAAGCGTTGA
- the mraZ gene encoding division/cell wall cluster transcriptional repressor MraZ gives MHSVFQGETAITVDDKGRMAVPTAYRDLVARVSGNRLVLTYNPFEAGCLWLYAEKEWERVRDDVMSKPNTQRVVRTLQQKLVGSSAVLELDANGRLSIPASHRNAVGIEKKAVLLGMGDKFELWSEQAHRALIQQTLSDGDLGDELLDLRL, from the coding sequence TTGCATTCGGTGTTTCAGGGCGAGACTGCCATCACGGTGGACGACAAAGGGCGCATGGCGGTACCTACCGCATACCGCGACCTTGTTGCGCGCGTGAGCGGTAACCGCCTTGTGCTCACCTACAACCCCTTCGAAGCCGGCTGTTTGTGGCTGTATGCGGAAAAGGAGTGGGAGCGGGTGCGCGACGATGTGATGTCCAAGCCCAACACCCAGCGCGTGGTCCGCACGCTGCAACAGAAGCTGGTGGGTTCATCCGCCGTGCTGGAGCTGGACGCCAATGGCCGTCTGAGCATTCCGGCCAGCCACCGCAATGCGGTCGGCATCGAAAAAAAGGCCGTGCTGCTGGGCATGGGCGACAAGTTCGAACTCTGGAGCGAGCAGGCACATCGCGCACTGATCCAGCAGACATTGTCTGACGGGGATCTGGGCGATGAATTGCTCGATCTCAGGTTGTGA
- the rsmH gene encoding 16S rRNA (cytosine(1402)-N(4))-methyltransferase RsmH — protein sequence MRGEAQPGHPVSQPPAAHVPVLYTQVLDGLQVTDNGTYLDGTFGRGGHARGVLEHLGPGGRLLVMDKDPEAIAVAEQSFGGDARVSIHRGSFATLGQVVAAATVDGILLDLGVSSPQLDVAGRGFSFGKDGPLDMRMDPDSGQSAADWLAQASDREIADVLWTYGEERQSRRIARAIVARRAEQPLLRTAQLADLIASVMPRGDSKTHPATRSFQAIRIHINRELADLEAGLDAALDALKPGGRLAVISFHSLEDRIVKQFMARYAKAPPSNRRLPEAQPFVPTLQLISGAIKADDAELNINPRARSAVLRVAEKLGMGNGESRMGKGDSAAASRFPTPDSPFPASPNGDAA from the coding sequence ATGCGCGGTGAAGCGCAGCCCGGTCACCCGGTGTCGCAGCCGCCGGCGGCGCATGTGCCGGTGCTGTACACGCAGGTGTTGGACGGCCTGCAGGTGACCGACAACGGAACGTATCTCGATGGCACGTTCGGGCGTGGCGGACACGCACGTGGCGTGCTGGAACACCTTGGGCCGGGAGGTCGACTGCTGGTGATGGACAAGGACCCTGAAGCGATCGCGGTGGCCGAACAGAGCTTCGGTGGCGATGCGCGCGTGTCCATCCATCGCGGCAGTTTCGCCACGCTTGGCCAGGTGGTCGCGGCCGCAACGGTGGACGGCATCCTGCTGGATCTGGGCGTGTCTTCGCCGCAGCTGGATGTGGCCGGGCGGGGTTTCAGCTTCGGCAAGGACGGCCCGCTGGACATGCGCATGGACCCGGACAGCGGCCAGAGCGCAGCCGACTGGCTTGCGCAGGCCAGCGACCGTGAGATCGCCGATGTGCTATGGACCTATGGCGAAGAACGTCAGAGCCGGCGCATCGCACGGGCCATCGTGGCGCGTCGCGCCGAACAGCCGCTGCTGCGCACCGCCCAACTGGCCGATCTGATCGCATCGGTGATGCCGCGCGGCGACAGCAAGACGCATCCGGCCACGCGCAGCTTTCAGGCCATCCGCATCCACATCAATCGCGAGCTGGCCGATCTGGAAGCCGGGCTGGACGCTGCGCTGGACGCGCTCAAGCCGGGCGGCCGCCTGGCGGTGATCAGCTTCCACTCGCTGGAAGACCGCATCGTCAAGCAATTCATGGCCCGCTACGCCAAGGCCCCGCCGAGCAATCGCCGCCTGCCCGAAGCGCAGCCGTTCGTGCCGACGCTGCAGTTGATCAGCGGCGCGATCAAGGCCGACGACGCCGAATTGAACATCAATCCCCGCGCCCGCAGCGCGGTGTTGCGGGTGGCTGAGAAGCTGGGAATGGGGAATGGGGAATCGAGAATGGGCAAAGGCGACAGCGCCGCTGCTTCCCGATTCCCGACTCCCGATTCTCCATTCCCGGCGTCTCCGAACGGAGACGCTGCATGA
- the ftsL gene encoding cell division protein FtsL — MSRLLLIVLLACSIASAIGVVYMRHMHRKLFVQLSKLEHTRDELNIEFGRLQLEQATWAESNRVDQVARARIGMKFPETNDIVVVRP, encoded by the coding sequence ATGAGCCGCCTGCTGCTCATCGTGCTGCTGGCCTGCAGCATCGCCTCGGCGATCGGGGTGGTGTACATGCGCCACATGCACCGCAAGTTGTTCGTGCAGTTGTCCAAGCTCGAGCACACGCGCGATGAATTGAACATCGAGTTCGGCCGGCTGCAGCTGGAGCAGGCCACCTGGGCGGAAAGCAACCGGGTCGATCAGGTCGCGCGCGCGCGCATCGGGATGAAGTTCCCGGAGACCAACGACATCGTGGTCGTGCGCCCATGA
- a CDS encoding peptidoglycan D,D-transpeptidase FtsI family protein produces MKTGRNRPRSNFNLRGRLTLVGVALGLCSVTLIGRAAYVQLINRDFYQRQGEARYLRELPIATSRGMITDRNGEPLAVSTPVESIWVNPQELLRNPDRIPELATALGQPLDELNAKLAQKASKEFMYLQRRINPDKAHAIVDLKIPGVFSQREFRRFYPQGEAMAHVLGFTNIDDRGQEGLELAFDEWLRGKPGSKKVVRDARGAIVESVDLVRPAQPGKDLTLSIDRRIQFLAYKELRNALVENNAAGGSMVVMDVATGEVLAMVNLPTYNPNSVTGINPSARRNRAVTDLVEPGSTMKPLTVATALTAGVVTKDTVIDTNPGYMSVGRFTIRDVPRNNGVLNVTGVITRSSNIGAAKIAAKVPDQTFYQSIRNFGYGSAPHSGFPGESSGVVLQPQRWSGPSKTTMSYGYGLSVTPLQIAQAYATLGNGGKLTPPTFVRGQHNESRQVVTPEVAREVIDMMETVVTQGGAKGAAILGYHVAGKTGTARKNGAGGYERGHYNALFAGLVPASRPRFATVIVINDPQGKVYYGGLVSAPVFHKVMEGALRLMDVPPDDIQSWLAAQAAGKTGQPVVKPQPAEPDPALVPDPVDEVSAGIPTAIAPPATPAQPAPLQETRQ; encoded by the coding sequence ATGAAGACCGGTCGCAACCGTCCCCGCAGCAACTTCAACCTGCGCGGCCGCCTGACCCTGGTCGGCGTGGCGCTGGGCCTGTGCTCGGTCACCCTGATCGGCCGCGCGGCGTACGTGCAGCTGATCAACCGCGATTTTTACCAGCGCCAGGGCGAAGCGCGTTACCTGCGTGAGCTGCCCATCGCCACCTCGCGCGGCATGATCACCGACCGCAACGGCGAGCCGCTGGCGGTGTCCACGCCGGTGGAATCGATCTGGGTCAACCCGCAGGAACTGCTGCGCAATCCGGACCGCATCCCCGAGCTCGCCACCGCGCTCGGCCAGCCGCTGGACGAGTTGAATGCCAAGCTGGCGCAGAAGGCCAGCAAGGAATTCATGTACCTACAGCGCCGGATCAATCCGGACAAGGCGCATGCGATCGTGGACCTGAAGATTCCCGGCGTGTTCTCGCAGCGCGAGTTCCGCCGCTTCTATCCGCAGGGCGAGGCGATGGCCCACGTGCTGGGCTTCACCAACATCGACGACCGCGGCCAGGAAGGGCTGGAGCTGGCCTTCGACGAATGGTTGCGCGGCAAGCCGGGCTCCAAGAAGGTGGTGCGCGATGCGCGCGGCGCCATCGTGGAGAGCGTGGACCTGGTGCGTCCGGCGCAGCCGGGCAAGGACCTGACCCTGAGCATCGACCGCCGCATCCAGTTCCTGGCCTACAAGGAGCTGCGCAACGCGCTGGTCGAAAACAACGCCGCCGGCGGGTCGATGGTGGTGATGGACGTGGCCACCGGCGAAGTGCTGGCGATGGTCAACCTGCCGACCTACAACCCCAATTCGGTGACCGGCATCAACCCGTCGGCGCGCCGCAATCGCGCGGTCACCGATCTGGTGGAGCCGGGTTCGACGATGAAGCCGCTGACCGTGGCTACCGCGCTGACTGCCGGCGTGGTGACCAAGGACACCGTCATCGACACCAATCCCGGCTACATGTCGGTGGGGCGCTTCACCATTCGCGATGTGCCGCGCAACAACGGTGTCCTCAACGTCACCGGGGTGATCACCCGCAGCTCCAACATCGGCGCGGCCAAGATCGCAGCCAAGGTGCCGGACCAGACCTTCTACCAGTCGATCCGCAACTTTGGTTACGGCAGCGCGCCGCATAGCGGATTTCCGGGCGAATCGTCCGGCGTGGTGCTGCAGCCGCAGCGGTGGAGCGGCCCGTCCAAGACGACCATGTCCTACGGCTACGGCCTGTCGGTGACGCCGCTGCAGATTGCGCAGGCCTATGCCACGTTGGGCAATGGCGGCAAGCTGACACCGCCGACCTTCGTGCGTGGCCAACATAACGAGTCGCGCCAGGTGGTCACGCCGGAAGTGGCGCGCGAAGTCATCGACATGATGGAAACCGTGGTTACCCAAGGCGGCGCCAAGGGCGCGGCGATCCTGGGCTATCACGTGGCCGGCAAGACCGGCACCGCGCGCAAGAACGGCGCCGGCGGCTACGAGCGCGGGCATTACAACGCGCTGTTTGCCGGCCTGGTGCCGGCCAGTCGCCCGCGCTTTGCCACCGTCATCGTGATCAACGATCCGCAGGGCAAGGTGTACTACGGCGGCCTGGTGTCGGCGCCGGTGTTCCACAAGGTGATGGAAGGCGCGCTGCGCCTGATGGACGTGCCGCCGGACGACATCCAGTCGTGGCTGGCTGCGCAGGCGGCCGGCAAGACCGGTCAGCCGGTGGTCAAGCCGCAGCCGGCCGAACCGGATCCGGCGCTGGTGCCCGATCCGGTAGACGAAGTGTCTGCGGGCATTCCGACTGCGATCGCACCGCCGGCCACGCCCGCGCAGCCGGCGCCGTTGCAGGAGACCCGCCAGTGA
- a CDS encoding UDP-N-acetylmuramoyl-L-alanyl-D-glutamate--2,6-diaminopimelate ligase, with protein MPLSQLLPDLTLARDVQVSGLVMDSRAVRPGDAFVAIAGFGAHGLGFVEQARANGAVAVLFEPPAPAELPAPADAVAVPGLRARLGAMADQFHGHPSRALRMVGVTGTNGKTSTVQLLAQALTLLGTPTGTLGTLGVGLYGAAVPTGFTTPLVLPMHALLAQLREDGAQAVAMEVSSHALDQGRVDAVHFDVAVFTNLTRDHLDYHGDMEQYGAAKAKLFSRAGLKAAVVNLDDAFGRSLFASLDPALRAVGVSSRGQAQAGVRAQALQLDHNGIGFALHLAGAVHPVHSPLLGRFNVDNLLAVAGALHALDYVPAQIAQVLGQLQPIHGRMNRLGGAHGAPLVVVDYAHTPDALEQALTSLRSHAQDRLICVFGCGGERDTGKRPQMAAIAELNADVAIVTDDNPRGEDGDAIVADILRGFARPDAAIVQRDRAAAILQAIGMAGASDIVLIAGKGHEPYQEVAGVRHAFDDAAVAAQALLPRTVLGVRA; from the coding sequence ATGCCGCTGTCGCAGCTATTGCCGGACCTGACGCTTGCGCGCGATGTGCAGGTCTCCGGCCTGGTGATGGACAGCCGTGCGGTGCGCCCGGGCGATGCCTTCGTGGCGATCGCCGGGTTCGGCGCGCATGGGCTGGGCTTTGTCGAGCAGGCGCGCGCCAATGGTGCGGTGGCGGTGTTGTTCGAACCACCGGCGCCGGCCGAACTGCCGGCACCTGCCGATGCGGTCGCGGTGCCCGGCCTGCGTGCACGCCTGGGTGCGATGGCCGATCAATTCCATGGCCACCCGTCGCGCGCGCTGCGCATGGTCGGTGTCACCGGGACCAACGGCAAGACCTCCACCGTGCAACTGCTTGCCCAGGCGCTGACCCTGCTCGGCACACCGACCGGTACGCTGGGCACGCTGGGCGTGGGCCTGTACGGCGCGGCCGTGCCGACCGGGTTCACCACGCCGCTGGTGCTGCCCATGCACGCGTTGCTGGCGCAGCTGCGCGAGGACGGCGCGCAGGCGGTGGCGATGGAAGTCAGCTCGCACGCACTCGATCAGGGCCGCGTGGATGCGGTGCATTTCGACGTGGCGGTGTTCACCAACCTCACCCGCGACCACCTCGATTACCACGGCGACATGGAGCAGTACGGCGCGGCCAAGGCCAAGCTGTTCTCTCGCGCCGGATTGAAGGCGGCGGTGGTGAATCTGGACGATGCGTTCGGCCGCAGCCTGTTCGCCTCGCTCGATCCGGCACTGCGCGCGGTCGGCGTGAGTTCGCGTGGGCAGGCCCAGGCAGGCGTGCGCGCGCAGGCCTTGCAGCTGGATCACAACGGGATCGGTTTCGCGCTGCACCTTGCAGGCGCGGTGCACCCGGTGCACTCGCCGCTGCTGGGCCGCTTCAACGTGGACAACCTGCTGGCGGTGGCCGGCGCGCTGCATGCGCTGGATTACGTCCCGGCGCAGATCGCGCAGGTGCTGGGCCAGCTGCAGCCGATCCACGGCCGCATGAATCGCCTCGGCGGCGCGCACGGCGCGCCGCTGGTGGTGGTCGACTACGCGCATACGCCCGACGCGCTGGAACAGGCACTGACCAGCCTGCGCTCGCATGCGCAGGATCGTCTGATCTGCGTGTTCGGCTGCGGCGGCGAGCGCGATACCGGCAAGCGCCCGCAGATGGCGGCCATTGCCGAACTCAATGCCGACGTGGCGATCGTCACCGACGACAACCCGCGCGGCGAAGACGGCGATGCGATCGTCGCCGACATCCTGCGCGGCTTTGCACGCCCGGATGCGGCCATCGTGCAACGCGACCGCGCCGCGGCGATCCTCCAGGCCATCGGCATGGCAGGCGCTTCGGACATCGTGCTGATTGCCGGCAAGGGCCACGAGCCCTACCAGGAAGTGGCAGGCGTGCGGCATGCCTTCGACGACGCGGCAGTAGCGGCGCAGGCCTTGCTTCCGCGCACCGTGCTGGGAGTGCGCGCATGA
- a CDS encoding UDP-N-acetylmuramoyl-tripeptide--D-alanyl-D-alanine ligase encodes MKLTPLSLIAHFAGGELHGDDAMIDAVGNDTRTLGSGSLYVALRGERFDGHDFAADAVARGASGVLVERLLPTLGVPQVLVANTELALARIAAGLQRDRATRVIALTGSNGKTSVKALLLSILTEAGRVDGTTVYATPGNRNNEIGLPLAVIAAPDDADIAVYEMGAGKPGDIAYLTEIARPHAALVNNIAPAHLERLGSLLGVAQTKGAIYTALPADGVAVINADDAFGAWFEQQVLAQQVQGRRVLRYGLQASAEITARGLRLHPDGAQFTLVTPQGEAQIALPLPGRHNVLNALAATGLALGAGIALPVIAAGLAQARPVAGRQIAHRLPGGAVLIDDSYNANPGSLDAAIDALAAAPGEGWLVLGDMRELGPEGAALHAAAGRRARAAKLQRLYALGELSAAAAQAFGAGGRVFATHAELIDALQADLAEAGTGGPGPGTGETQQQAPENMQGNVLSHDQQAQSPDALPGPRSPAPGPGSTITILVKGSRGSAMDRIVTALLAPAEDASHAA; translated from the coding sequence ATGAAGCTCACTCCGCTGTCGCTGATCGCGCATTTCGCCGGCGGCGAGCTGCATGGCGACGACGCCATGATCGATGCGGTCGGCAACGATACCCGCACGCTCGGCAGCGGCAGCCTGTACGTGGCGCTGCGTGGCGAGCGTTTCGACGGGCACGACTTTGCGGCCGACGCGGTCGCGCGTGGTGCCAGCGGTGTGCTGGTCGAGCGCCTGCTGCCGACGCTGGGCGTGCCGCAGGTTCTGGTGGCCAACACCGAACTGGCCCTGGCGCGCATCGCTGCCGGCCTGCAGCGCGACCGTGCCACCCGCGTGATCGCACTGACCGGTTCCAACGGCAAGACCAGCGTCAAGGCCTTGCTGCTGTCGATCCTGACCGAAGCCGGGCGCGTGGACGGCACCACCGTCTATGCCACGCCGGGCAATCGCAACAATGAAATCGGCCTGCCGCTGGCGGTGATCGCCGCGCCGGACGATGCGGATATCGCGGTGTACGAAATGGGTGCAGGCAAGCCCGGCGACATTGCCTATCTCACCGAGATCGCGCGGCCGCACGCGGCCCTGGTCAATAACATCGCACCGGCCCATCTGGAGCGCCTGGGCAGCCTGCTTGGCGTTGCACAGACCAAGGGCGCCATCTATACCGCGCTGCCGGCCGATGGCGTGGCGGTGATCAATGCCGACGACGCCTTCGGTGCCTGGTTCGAGCAGCAGGTGCTGGCGCAGCAGGTGCAGGGCCGTCGCGTGCTTCGGTACGGCCTGCAGGCCAGCGCCGAGATCACCGCGCGCGGGCTGCGGCTGCATCCCGATGGCGCGCAGTTCACGCTGGTGACACCGCAGGGCGAGGCGCAGATTGCGCTGCCGCTGCCAGGTCGCCACAACGTGCTCAATGCGCTGGCCGCCACCGGCCTGGCGCTGGGTGCGGGCATCGCATTGCCGGTGATTGCCGCCGGCCTGGCGCAGGCGCGCCCGGTGGCTGGCCGGCAGATCGCCCACCGCCTGCCGGGCGGGGCGGTCCTGATCGACGACAGCTACAACGCCAACCCCGGGTCATTGGATGCCGCGATCGACGCGCTGGCCGCCGCGCCAGGCGAGGGCTGGCTGGTCCTGGGTGACATGCGCGAACTCGGTCCGGAAGGCGCCGCTCTGCATGCCGCTGCCGGTCGGCGCGCCCGCGCGGCCAAGCTGCAGCGCCTGTACGCGCTGGGCGAGCTCAGTGCCGCGGCTGCGCAGGCGTTCGGCGCCGGTGGGCGAGTGTTCGCCACGCACGCGGAGTTGATCGATGCGTTGCAGGCGGATCTTGCCGAAGCCGGGACCGGGGGTCCGGGACCGGGGACCGGGGAAACGCAACAGCAAGCACCAGAAAATATGCAGGGAAATGTTTTGAGTCACGATCAGCAAGCGCAGTCTCCCGATGCCCTCCCGGGTCCCCGGTCCCCGGCCCCCGGTCCCGGCTCCACCATCACGATCCTGGTGAAGGGGTCGCGCGGCAGCGCCATGGACCGCATCGTCACCGCGTTGCTCGCACCTGCGGAGGATGCCTCCCATGCTGCTTGA
- the mraY gene encoding phospho-N-acetylmuramoyl-pentapeptide-transferase — protein MLLELARWLQQLESLFGLFNYLTFRGILAALTALFLSLWMGPAVIRKLAQFKGGQPIRQDGPQTHFSKAGTPTMGGSLILLTVTLSVLLWGDLRNRYVWLVLAVMICFGAIGWYDDWIKIVRRDPNGLKSRWKYLLQSIFGLAAGLFLYYTADVPAAITFYIPMFKSIALPLAGVSFVVIAYFWIVGFSNAVNLTDGLDGLAIMPTVLVACALGVFAYASGNVVFAEYLKIPLIPGAGELIIICSAIAGAGLGFLWFNTYPAMVFMGDIGALSLGAVLGTIAVIVRQEMVLVIMGGVFVIETLSVMIQVASFKLTGKRVFRMAPIHHHFELKGWPEPRVIVRFWIISVVLVLIGLATLKVR, from the coding sequence ATGCTGCTTGAGTTGGCGCGCTGGCTGCAGCAACTGGAGAGCCTGTTCGGGCTGTTCAACTATCTGACCTTCCGCGGCATCCTGGCTGCGCTGACCGCGCTGTTCCTGTCGTTGTGGATGGGCCCTGCGGTGATCCGCAAGCTGGCCCAGTTCAAGGGCGGCCAGCCGATCCGGCAGGACGGCCCGCAAACGCATTTCTCCAAGGCCGGCACGCCGACCATGGGCGGCTCGCTGATCCTGCTCACCGTCACCCTGTCGGTGCTGCTGTGGGGCGACCTGCGCAACCGTTATGTGTGGCTGGTGCTGGCGGTGATGATCTGCTTCGGCGCGATCGGCTGGTACGACGATTGGATCAAGATCGTGCGTCGCGATCCCAACGGCCTGAAGTCGCGCTGGAAGTACCTGCTGCAGTCGATCTTCGGTCTGGCCGCCGGCCTGTTCCTGTACTACACAGCCGACGTACCGGCGGCGATCACCTTCTACATTCCGATGTTCAAGTCGATCGCGCTGCCGCTGGCCGGCGTGAGCTTTGTGGTGATCGCCTATTTCTGGATCGTCGGCTTCTCCAATGCGGTGAATCTCACCGACGGCCTGGATGGCCTGGCGATCATGCCCACCGTGCTGGTGGCCTGCGCGCTGGGGGTGTTCGCCTACGCTTCGGGCAACGTGGTGTTTGCCGAATACCTGAAAATCCCACTGATTCCCGGGGCAGGCGAGCTGATCATCATCTGCTCGGCGATCGCCGGGGCAGGGCTGGGCTTTCTGTGGTTCAACACCTATCCGGCGATGGTGTTCATGGGCGACATCGGTGCGCTGTCGTTGGGCGCGGTGCTGGGCACCATCGCGGTGATCGTGCGCCAGGAAATGGTGCTGGTGATCATGGGCGGCGTGTTCGTGATTGAAACGCTGTCGGTGATGATCCAGGTGGCCAGCTTCAAGCTGACCGGCAAGCGCGTGTTCCGCATGGCGCCGATCCACCACCACTTCGAACTCAAGGGTTGGCCGGAGCCGCGGGTGATCGTGCGCTTCTGGATCATTTCGGTGGTGTTGGTGCTGATCGGCCTTGCCACGTTGAAGGTGCGCTGA
- the ftsW gene encoding putative lipid II flippase FtsW, giving the protein MNDMSRQATRLDAIGGRYDPWLLGAAVTLASLGVVMVASSSIELEASPFYYLTRHLLFLGVGIGLAFWAMRTELKTIEQHNQMLLLGCFVMLIMVFVPGLGSTVNGAKRWINLGVSRFQVVESVKVLYIIWLASYLVRFRDEVNATWQAMLKPVFVVGFLVALLLLQPDFGSSMLLLSVTACMLVLGGAPIGRIILPILLLLPALVALVIFEPYRMRRVTSFMDPWVDQLGSGYQLSNALMAIGRGEWMGVGLGASVQKLNYLPESHTDFIFSVIAEELGFIGVCGVVALYALLVGRAFWLGMRCVEMKRHFSGYVAFGIGLWVAMQSFVSIGVNLGILPTKGLTLPLISSGGSSVLMTCVAMGLLLRVSYEMDRAERLRSKLSPQGAGAAPSEPAEPAADPVPPASTAGRKPQREPAAAPAPVAAPSTAAPSVAPASAILRGTSRMQPRVEPTFGRIA; this is encoded by the coding sequence ATGAACGACATGTCCCGCCAGGCCACGCGACTGGACGCCATCGGCGGCCGCTACGATCCGTGGCTGCTCGGGGCCGCGGTCACGCTCGCCTCGCTGGGCGTGGTGATGGTGGCGTCCAGCTCGATCGAGCTGGAGGCAAGCCCGTTCTATTACCTGACCCGCCACCTGCTGTTCCTGGGCGTCGGCATCGGGCTGGCCTTTTGGGCCATGCGTACCGAGCTCAAGACCATCGAGCAGCACAACCAGATGCTGCTGCTGGGCTGCTTTGTCATGCTCATCATGGTGTTCGTGCCTGGGCTGGGCAGCACCGTCAACGGCGCCAAGCGCTGGATCAATCTGGGCGTGTCCAGATTCCAGGTGGTCGAGTCGGTCAAGGTGCTCTACATCATCTGGCTGGCCAGCTACCTGGTGCGCTTTCGCGACGAGGTCAACGCGACCTGGCAGGCCATGCTCAAGCCGGTGTTCGTGGTCGGTTTCCTGGTGGCGCTGCTGTTGCTGCAGCCGGACTTCGGTTCGTCGATGCTGCTGTTGAGCGTCACTGCCTGCATGCTGGTGCTGGGCGGCGCGCCGATCGGGCGCATCATCCTGCCGATCCTGCTGCTGCTGCCGGCGCTGGTGGCGCTGGTGATCTTCGAGCCATACCGCATGCGGCGCGTCACCTCCTTCATGGATCCATGGGTCGATCAGCTCGGCTCGGGCTATCAGCTGTCCAACGCGCTCATGGCCATCGGCCGTGGCGAGTGGATGGGCGTGGGCCTGGGCGCGTCGGTGCAGAAGCTCAACTACCTGCCCGAATCGCATACCGACTTCATCTTTTCGGTGATCGCCGAAGAACTGGGATTCATCGGCGTGTGCGGCGTGGTGGCCCTGTACGCGTTGCTGGTCGGCCGGGCGTTCTGGCTGGGCATGCGCTGCGTGGAAATGAAGCGCCATTTCTCCGGCTATGTCGCCTTCGGTATCGGCCTGTGGGTGGCGATGCAGAGCTTCGTGTCGATCGGCGTGAACCTGGGAATTCTGCCGACCAAGGGCCTGACCCTGCCGCTGATTTCCTCCGGCGGTTCGTCGGTGCTGATGACCTGCGTGGCGATGGGCCTGCTGCTGCGGGTGTCCTATGAAATGGACCGCGCCGAGCGGCTGCGCAGCAAGCTGTCGCCGCAGGGCGCGGGCGCCGCACCCTCCGAGCCGGCTGAGCCGGCGGCCGACCCGGTTCCGCCGGCGTCTACCGCCGGACGCAAGCCGCAGCGTGAGCCGGCGGCAGCGCCGGCACCGGTGGCAGCGCCGTCAACTGCAGCGCCTTCGGTGGCGCCGGCGTCGGCGATCCTGCGCGGCACCAGCCGGATGCAGCCGCGTGTGGAACCGACCTTCGGGAGGATTGCATGA